A region of Plectropomus leopardus isolate mb chromosome 16, YSFRI_Pleo_2.0, whole genome shotgun sequence DNA encodes the following proteins:
- the LOC121955831 gene encoding protein-tyrosine kinase 2-beta-like: MRARCDGRCCEVGCFGYDGAHPAVTMYEVMSGDTLAWKVPNPRPSSTDSTPDSHVSGEGGPIKILKVCFCTNNTLGKNFKLVKCDSSWQIRAIIRSILISGRLGPNIEHTGCYGLLLKHLKSEEIHWLHPDLTVGEVEQKYESNHVEAEWRYDLRIRYVPVNFLEKFKDDRSTLMYFYQQF, from the exons GATGTTTTGGATATGATGGTGCCCACCCAGCCGTGACAATGTATGAGGTGATGTCCGGGGACACCCTGGCTTGGAAGGTGCCCAATCCAAGACCCAGCAGCACAGACTCCACCCCCGACTCGCACGTCAGCGGGGAAGGAGGGCCCATCAAGATCCTCAAAGTGTGCTTCTGCACCAACAACACTTTGGGCAAGAACTTCAAGCTGGTGAAATGTGACAGCTCCTGGCAAATAAGG GCCATCATTCGATCGATTCTGATCAGCGGTCGATTGGGGCCGAACATCGAACACACGGGATGCTACGGTCTCCTGCTGAAGCACCTGAAGTCCGAGGAAATTCACTGGCTGCATCCAGACCTGACTGTCGGGGAGGTGGAGCAAAAATATGAGAGCAATCACGTGGAAGCTGAGTGGAG GTATGACCTCCGTATCAGATACGTTCCTGTCAACTTCTTGGAAAAATTCAAAGATGACAGATCAACGTTAATGTATTTTTACCAACAG TTCTAA
- the LOC121955332 gene encoding protein-tyrosine kinase 2-beta-like isoform X1, protein MNAKGLEKKSNFELLEKEVGLDLFFPQQLINSMKSKQLRKLIQQTFQRYATLKEDDCMIKFFETLKDFVNYDEEVFRCELVQGWSLAVELVIGGRGIRQRTQKNSAPVFLADFKQIKKIQCSSLSDNKALIDLSVEGARQCLSINVATMPMAENMMDLIDGYCRLEKDTDESVIYQPNKEANTRLALPELPTNTRNSSSLRHSMGSDIYCEILDERPTSVVKYGIDRGDIVLGKILGEGFFGEVYEGVYKKDSGERVNVAVKTCKDCSPDVMEKFMSEAVIMKNLDHQHIVKLIGIIEEDPVWIVMELYQYGELGNYLTQNQKTLTNTTLVLFSLQICKALVYLEGVNMVHRDIAVRNVLVASPDCVKLGDFGLSRYIEDEEYYKASVTRLPIKWMAPESINFRRFTSASDVWMFAVCVWEIMSRGQQPFFWLENRDVINQLEQGIRLPKPDNCPPALYSLMTRCWSYDPRERPTFTELVVKISDVHHMEKEQEVERERDRGRSTKLFDTKFSFNEPPPKPSRMKPGRFGNTLSIGLHIQLNEALCASSPDLASPCEYQSPVDSMNTLALPASSPRRRSMVEGEFFRVEPNSRADATRMWQTERRQMQNTLRQQKEQMMADEKWLEKEERLLVGNRASLSFVNPLSVSLCPPTQFNTAPEASWNKRSLNNINPLVHSRRPASLKLNVPLITVPKRGSILYKVKVPVLLQDPMGPDTPVSPASPEAEAENAPPEKPPRLTAQPAPTAELDRSDDKVYQYVMDLVKVVVQLKNDIPDVPPENYITIVKSVGMALRDLIRSVDDILPTLHESVRTEIEGTQKLLNNDMAELISKMRLAQQNAITSLKEECKKQMLAAAHTLAVDSKNMLDAVDQARVRANLAKPVGP, encoded by the exons ATGAATGCAAAAGGTCTTGAGAAAAAGTCCAACTTTGAGCTGCTAGA AAAAGAAGTGGGCCTGGACCTCTTCTTTCCTCAACAGCTGATTAACAGCATGAAG TCAAAGCAGCTACGGAAGTTGATCCAGCAAACATTTCAACGGTATGCAACACTCAAGGAGGATGACTGCATGATCAAGTTTTTTGAGACCCTCAAAGACTTCGTCAATTATGATGAGGAGGTTTTCCGGTGTGAACTAGTG CAAGGTTGGAGTCTAGCAGTGGAGCTGGTCATCGGCGGGAGGGGGATTCGACAACGCACACAGAAGAATTCAGCA CCTGTTTTTCTAGCTGACTTCAAACAGATCAAGAAAATACAATGTTCATCTCTGAGTGACAACAAGGCTCTCATAGACCTCAGCGTAGAGGGGGCCAGACAA TGTCTGTCGATCAATGTGGCCACGATGCCGATGGCTGAGAACATGATGGACCTTATTGATGGCTACTGTCGCTTGGAAAAGGACACAGATGAAAGTGTCATCTACCAACCAAACAAAG AAGCCAACACGCGGCTCGCCCTACCTGAGCTTCCTACAAA CACCAGAAACAGCAGCTCGCTCAGACACAGCATGG GGTCAGATATCTATTGTGAGATTCTTGATGAAAGGCCGACGTCAG TTGTGAAGTACGGGATTGACAGAGGTGACATTGTTCTTGGCAAAATCCTTGGTGAGGGTTTTTTCGGGGAAGTCTACGAAGGAGTTTACAAAAAAGAC AGTGGCGAAAGGGTTAATGTGGCAGTAAAGACGTGCAAAGACTGCTCACCCGATGTGATGGAGAAGTTCATGAGTGAAGCAG TAATTATGAAGAACCTCGATCATCAGCACATCGTCAAACTGATCGGAATCATCGAGGAGGATCCTGTGTGGATCGTTATGGAGCTTTATCAGTATGGAGAG CTGGGGAACTACCTAACTCAGAAccagaaaacactgacaaacacaacTCTGGTGCTGTTCAGCCTGCAGATCTGCAAAGCTCTTGTCTACCTCGAAGGGGTCAACATGGTACACAG AGACATCGCGGTTCGGAACGTGTTGGTCGCCAGTCCGGACTGCGTGAAGCTTGGAGACTTTGGTCTGTCGAGATACATCGAGGATGAAGAATACTACAAAG CGTCTGTTACCCGCTTGCCGATCAAGTGGATGGCCCCAGAGTCCATCAACTTCAGACGGTTCACCTCAGCCAGTGATGTGTGGATGTTTG ctgtatgtgtgtgggagATAATGAGCAGAGGACAGCAGCCGTTTTTCTGGCTTGAGAACCGAGACGTGATCAACCAACTGGAGCAGGGAATCAGGCTGCCTAAGCCAGACAACTGCCCTCCTGCCCTCTACTCACTGATGACCCGCTGCTGGTCCTACGATCCCCGAGAGAGACCCACCTTCACTGAGCTGGTCGTCAAAATCAG TGATGTCCACCACATGGAGAAGGAGCAggaagtggagagagagagggacagagggcGCTCCACAAAACTTTTCGACACGAAGTTCAGCTTTAATGAGCCTCCTCCCAAG CCTTCAAGAATGAAACCGGGGCGGTTCGGGAACACGCTCAGTATTGGTCTACATATTCAG CTGAATGAGGCTTTGTGTGCCAGCTCCCCTGACCTGGCCAGCCCATGTGAGTACCAGTCCCCCGTCGACTCCATGAACACGCTTGCGTTGCCAGCCAGCTCCCCTCGGCGTCGAAGCATGGTG GAGGGCGAGTTTTTCCGTGTGGAACCAAACAGCAGGGCGGACGCCACGCGTATGTGGCAGACGGAGCGACGGCAAATGCAGAACACTCTGCGCCAGCAGAAAGAGCAGATGATGGCGGATGAAAAGTggctggagaaggaggagagactCCTGGTGGGAAACAGAGCATCATTAAGTTTTGTCAAccccctctctgtgtctctgtgtccccccACTCAATTCAACACGGCCCCGGAGGCTTCGTGGAACAAGAGATCATTAAACAATATCAACCCACTCGTTCACTCTCGACGCCCCGCTAGCCTTAAATTGAATGTTCCCCTGATAACAGTTCCAAAGAGGGGGTCCATATTATATAAAGTGAAAGTGCCTGTTCTCTTGCAGGACCCCATGGGACCAGACACTCCTGTCAGTCCAGCG TCACCTGAAGCTGAAGCAGAGAATG CACCTCCAGAGAAACCCCCGCGGCTCACGGCACAG CCCGCACCCACAGCTGAGCTGGACCGTTCTGACGACAAAGTGTACCAGTACGTCATGGACCTGGTCAAAGTTGTCGTCCAGCTCAAGAATGACATCCCAGATGTGCCGCCGGAGAATTATATCACCATTGTGAAG TCCGTTGGGATGGCTTTACGAGACCTGATTCGCAGTGTGGATGACATACTGCCCACCTTACACGAGTCTGTCAGGACTGAG ATCGAGGGCACCCAGAAGCTGCTGAACAACGACATGGCGGAGCTCATCAGCAAAATGCGGCTGGCTCAGCAGAACGCCATCACCTCTTTGAAGGAGGAGTGTAAGAAACAGATGCTGGCTGCAGCTCACACTCTGGCTGTGGACAGCAAGAACATGTTGGATGCTGTGGACCAAGCCAGAGTCAGGGCCAACTTGGCTAAGCCAGTGGGGCCCTAG
- the LOC121955332 gene encoding protein-tyrosine kinase 2-beta-like isoform X2 — protein sequence MNAKGLEKKSNFELLEKEVGLDLFFPQQLINSMKSKQLRKLIQQTFQRYATLKEDDCMIKFFETLKDFVNYDEEVFRCELVQGWSLAVELVIGGRGIRQRTQKNSAPVFLADFKQIKKIQCSSLSDNKALIDLSVEGARQCLSINVATMPMAENMMDLIDGYCRLEKDTDESVIYQPNKEANTRLALPELPTNTRNSSSLRHSMGSDIYCEILDERPTSVVKYGIDRGDIVLGKILGEGFFGEVYEGVYKKDSGERVNVAVKTCKDCSPDVMEKFMSEAVIMKNLDHQHIVKLIGIIEEDPVWIVMELYQYGELGNYLTQNQKTLTNTTLVLFSLQICKALVYLEGVNMVHRDIAVRNVLVASPDCVKLGDFGLSRYIEDEEYYKASVTRLPIKWMAPESINFRRFTSASDVWMFAVCVWEIMSRGQQPFFWLENRDVINQLEQGIRLPKPDNCPPALYSLMTRCWSYDPRERPTFTELVVKISDVHHMEKEQEVERERDRGRSTKLFDTKFSFNEPPPKPSRMKPGRFGNTLSIGLHIQLNEALCASSPDLASPCEYQSPVDSMNTLALPASSPRRRSMVEGEFFRVEPNSRADATRMWQTERRQMQNTLRQQKEQMMADEKWLEKEERLLDPMGPDTPVSPASPEAEAENAPPEKPPRLTAQPAPTAELDRSDDKVYQYVMDLVKVVVQLKNDIPDVPPENYITIVKSVGMALRDLIRSVDDILPTLHESVRTEIEGTQKLLNNDMAELISKMRLAQQNAITSLKEECKKQMLAAAHTLAVDSKNMLDAVDQARVRANLAKPVGP from the exons ATGAATGCAAAAGGTCTTGAGAAAAAGTCCAACTTTGAGCTGCTAGA AAAAGAAGTGGGCCTGGACCTCTTCTTTCCTCAACAGCTGATTAACAGCATGAAG TCAAAGCAGCTACGGAAGTTGATCCAGCAAACATTTCAACGGTATGCAACACTCAAGGAGGATGACTGCATGATCAAGTTTTTTGAGACCCTCAAAGACTTCGTCAATTATGATGAGGAGGTTTTCCGGTGTGAACTAGTG CAAGGTTGGAGTCTAGCAGTGGAGCTGGTCATCGGCGGGAGGGGGATTCGACAACGCACACAGAAGAATTCAGCA CCTGTTTTTCTAGCTGACTTCAAACAGATCAAGAAAATACAATGTTCATCTCTGAGTGACAACAAGGCTCTCATAGACCTCAGCGTAGAGGGGGCCAGACAA TGTCTGTCGATCAATGTGGCCACGATGCCGATGGCTGAGAACATGATGGACCTTATTGATGGCTACTGTCGCTTGGAAAAGGACACAGATGAAAGTGTCATCTACCAACCAAACAAAG AAGCCAACACGCGGCTCGCCCTACCTGAGCTTCCTACAAA CACCAGAAACAGCAGCTCGCTCAGACACAGCATGG GGTCAGATATCTATTGTGAGATTCTTGATGAAAGGCCGACGTCAG TTGTGAAGTACGGGATTGACAGAGGTGACATTGTTCTTGGCAAAATCCTTGGTGAGGGTTTTTTCGGGGAAGTCTACGAAGGAGTTTACAAAAAAGAC AGTGGCGAAAGGGTTAATGTGGCAGTAAAGACGTGCAAAGACTGCTCACCCGATGTGATGGAGAAGTTCATGAGTGAAGCAG TAATTATGAAGAACCTCGATCATCAGCACATCGTCAAACTGATCGGAATCATCGAGGAGGATCCTGTGTGGATCGTTATGGAGCTTTATCAGTATGGAGAG CTGGGGAACTACCTAACTCAGAAccagaaaacactgacaaacacaacTCTGGTGCTGTTCAGCCTGCAGATCTGCAAAGCTCTTGTCTACCTCGAAGGGGTCAACATGGTACACAG AGACATCGCGGTTCGGAACGTGTTGGTCGCCAGTCCGGACTGCGTGAAGCTTGGAGACTTTGGTCTGTCGAGATACATCGAGGATGAAGAATACTACAAAG CGTCTGTTACCCGCTTGCCGATCAAGTGGATGGCCCCAGAGTCCATCAACTTCAGACGGTTCACCTCAGCCAGTGATGTGTGGATGTTTG ctgtatgtgtgtgggagATAATGAGCAGAGGACAGCAGCCGTTTTTCTGGCTTGAGAACCGAGACGTGATCAACCAACTGGAGCAGGGAATCAGGCTGCCTAAGCCAGACAACTGCCCTCCTGCCCTCTACTCACTGATGACCCGCTGCTGGTCCTACGATCCCCGAGAGAGACCCACCTTCACTGAGCTGGTCGTCAAAATCAG TGATGTCCACCACATGGAGAAGGAGCAggaagtggagagagagagggacagagggcGCTCCACAAAACTTTTCGACACGAAGTTCAGCTTTAATGAGCCTCCTCCCAAG CCTTCAAGAATGAAACCGGGGCGGTTCGGGAACACGCTCAGTATTGGTCTACATATTCAG CTGAATGAGGCTTTGTGTGCCAGCTCCCCTGACCTGGCCAGCCCATGTGAGTACCAGTCCCCCGTCGACTCCATGAACACGCTTGCGTTGCCAGCCAGCTCCCCTCGGCGTCGAAGCATGGTG GAGGGCGAGTTTTTCCGTGTGGAACCAAACAGCAGGGCGGACGCCACGCGTATGTGGCAGACGGAGCGACGGCAAATGCAGAACACTCTGCGCCAGCAGAAAGAGCAGATGATGGCGGATGAAAAGTggctggagaaggaggagagactCCTG GACCCCATGGGACCAGACACTCCTGTCAGTCCAGCG TCACCTGAAGCTGAAGCAGAGAATG CACCTCCAGAGAAACCCCCGCGGCTCACGGCACAG CCCGCACCCACAGCTGAGCTGGACCGTTCTGACGACAAAGTGTACCAGTACGTCATGGACCTGGTCAAAGTTGTCGTCCAGCTCAAGAATGACATCCCAGATGTGCCGCCGGAGAATTATATCACCATTGTGAAG TCCGTTGGGATGGCTTTACGAGACCTGATTCGCAGTGTGGATGACATACTGCCCACCTTACACGAGTCTGTCAGGACTGAG ATCGAGGGCACCCAGAAGCTGCTGAACAACGACATGGCGGAGCTCATCAGCAAAATGCGGCTGGCTCAGCAGAACGCCATCACCTCTTTGAAGGAGGAGTGTAAGAAACAGATGCTGGCTGCAGCTCACACTCTGGCTGTGGACAGCAAGAACATGTTGGATGCTGTGGACCAAGCCAGAGTCAGGGCCAACTTGGCTAAGCCAGTGGGGCCCTAG